A section of the Streptomyces sp. V3I8 genome encodes:
- a CDS encoding arsenate reductase family protein, with translation MEIWIDPACSKCRGALALLDAQGAGYTVRRYLEDVPTEAEIRDVLERLGLEPWDITRTQEAEAKELGLKEWARDAGTRERWVKALAEHPRLIQRPIITAQDGTAVVARTDEAVRDALGR, from the coding sequence ATGGAGATCTGGATCGATCCGGCCTGTTCGAAGTGCCGCGGCGCCCTCGCCCTGCTGGACGCGCAGGGGGCCGGGTACACGGTGCGGCGGTACCTGGAGGACGTGCCGACCGAGGCCGAGATCCGGGACGTCCTGGAGCGGCTCGGGCTGGAGCCGTGGGACATCACCCGGACCCAGGAGGCCGAGGCGAAGGAGCTCGGGCTGAAGGAGTGGGCCCGTGACGCCGGCACCCGGGAGCGGTGGGTGAAGGCCCTGGCCGAGCACCCCCGGCTCATCCAGCGGCCCATCATCACCGCGCAGGACGGGACCGCGGTGGTCGCCCGGACGGACGAGGCGGTACGGGACGCGCTGGGCCGGTAG